In a genomic window of Cynocephalus volans isolate mCynVol1 chromosome 1, mCynVol1.pri, whole genome shotgun sequence:
- the LOC134361642 gene encoding transmembrane epididymal protein 1A-like, producing MGTLKGHLLAATFLLFYALYYSVLVSLALLREQRVLKLPLPPREKRGHRWWQRVPLEGVVKVVITLIGILSEFFYPPGVNRLRLVDWEDPRQPFMFKNSWHHVSIYGFFLLSGVVDIMSQSCWSRQNVKLERAAEALAFYMMVLLFANHLENKSILEIRVHALFLVPTFLVALVLTIEVWVPDQPPLWVLKTWMGLVLGSWMLQLSMLLYAPPSGQPWRADSPMDLAFLTIFFCWHLGLGAAVLAAVYGLCSLWHHHCSSWTEVPGARYQECPTDSSGEELEKLREDALLQDGVV from the coding sequence ATGGGAACCTTGAAGGGACACCTGCTGGCAGCAACGTTCCTCCTCTTCTACGCACTCTACTATTCGGTGCTGGTGTCCCTGGCCCTGCTGCGGGAACAGAGGGTCCTCAAACTCCCTCTGCCCCCAAGGGAGAAGCGAGGACACAGGTGGTGGCAGCGGGTACCACTGGAAGGAGTGGTGAAGGTGGTCATCACCCTGATTGGCATCCTCTCCGAGTTCTTCTACCCCCCAGGAGTAAACCGGCTGAGGTTAGTAGACTGGGAGGACCCTCGGCAGCCATTCATGTTCAAGAACAGCTGGCATCACGTCTCTATATATGGGTTCTTCCTGCTCAGTGGCGTGGTGGACATCATGAGCCAGTCGTGTTGGTCACGGCAGAACGTGAAGCTGGAGCGGGCAGCCGAGGCCCTGGCCTTCTACATGATGGTGCTGCTGTTTGCAAACCACCTGGAGAACAAGAGCATCCTGGAGATCCGAGTGCATGCCCTGTTCCTGGTGCCCACCTTCCTGGTTGCCCTGGTGCTCACCATTGAGGTCTGGGTCCCCGACCAGCCCCCACTCTGGGTGCTCAAGACCTGGATGGGGCTGGTGCTTGGCTCCTGGATGCTGCAGCTCTCCATGCTGTTGTACGCCCCTCCCTCCGGACAGCCCTGGCGGGCAGACAGCCCCATGGACCTCGCCTTCCTCACCATCTTCTTCTGCTGGCACCTGGGCTTAGGGGCTGCCGTGCTGGCTGCTGTCTATGGTCTCTGCAGCCTCTGGCACCATCACTGCTCCTCCTGGACAGAGGTCCCAGGTGCCAGGTACCAGGAGTGCCCCACAGATTCCAGTGGTGAAGAGCTGGAGAAGCTCAGGGAAGATGCCTTGCTGCAGGATGGAGTTGTCTAG